The following proteins are encoded in a genomic region of Catellatospora sp. TT07R-123:
- a CDS encoding ABC transporter permease, whose product MSDSIDNSTFTANSVAPAMATTLPADPAPAKDLRNEPAKERNASLWSDAWRELIRNPVFMISFGYILLMTSMAVLPKLWTSKDPTICEIREAKLGPSAAHWFGTSVNGCDYYAHIVYGVRPSLLIALFATLGITFLGITLGLITGFYGGWVDSLVSRIADIIYSLPYLLGALVFLTVMRKSELMTKSQFSQVVVIALVLVTLGWVGVTRIMRGSVLAAKNLDFVHAAKALGASNFRLMFRHILPNSIAPVIVVMTISLGGFISAEATLTFLGAGLQAPAVSWGVMIAGHVPYFTDYPHLVLIPCAFLVGTVLSFILMGDALRDALDPKLR is encoded by the coding sequence ATGAGTGACAGCATCGACAACAGCACTTTCACGGCCAACTCGGTGGCACCGGCGATGGCCACGACCCTGCCCGCCGACCCGGCCCCGGCCAAGGACCTGCGCAACGAGCCGGCCAAGGAGCGCAACGCGAGCCTGTGGTCGGACGCCTGGCGCGAGCTGATCCGCAACCCCGTCTTCATGATCTCTTTCGGGTACATCCTGCTGATGACCTCGATGGCGGTCCTGCCGAAGCTGTGGACCAGCAAGGACCCCACGATCTGCGAGATCCGCGAGGCCAAGCTCGGCCCCAGCGCCGCGCACTGGTTCGGCACCAGCGTCAACGGCTGCGACTACTACGCGCACATCGTGTACGGCGTGCGCCCGTCGCTGCTCATCGCGCTGTTCGCCACCCTGGGCATCACCTTCCTGGGTATCACCCTGGGCCTGATCACCGGCTTCTACGGCGGCTGGGTCGACTCGCTCGTGTCGCGTATCGCCGACATCATCTACTCGCTGCCCTACCTGCTGGGTGCGCTGGTGTTCCTCACCGTCATGCGCAAGAGCGAGCTGATGACCAAGAGCCAGTTCAGCCAGGTCGTCGTCATCGCCCTGGTGCTGGTGACCCTGGGCTGGGTGGGTGTCACCCGGATCATGCGAGGCAGCGTGCTCGCGGCCAAGAACCTCGACTTCGTCCACGCCGCCAAGGCACTGGGCGCGTCGAACTTCCGGCTGATGTTCCGGCACATCCTGCCGAACTCGATCGCACCGGTGATCGTCGTCATGACGATCTCGCTGGGCGGGTTCATCTCGGCGGAGGCGACGCTGACCTTCCTCGGCGCCGGTCTCCAGGCGCCGGCCGTCTCGTGGGGCGTCATGATCGCCGGGCACGTCCCGTACTTCACCGACTATCCGCACCTGGTGCTCATCCCGTGTGCGTTCCTGGTCGGCACGGTGCTCTCGTTCATCCTGATGGGCGACGCCCTGCGCGACGCTCTCGACCCGAAGCTGAGGTGA
- a CDS encoding ABC transporter permease translates to MGRYVIRRLLQFIPTVLGTLFLLHYLTSVGMQLTGNPVRALFGDKTPPKSTLDAITRALHLDDPCLKQPGNPCFNLFFQRIGVAKVNGHFDGYLQGNFGTDLHFRAVTEIVGDAMPFTLKITLIAFLVEAIVGILAGVLAGTRSGGFMDYFVKISTVLVISVPVFVLGLLIQEYVGVQFGNWLRGMSWVPEWISRGMFGAAYKRDYPFASLMLPGVVLGLLGLATTARLTRTSVQENLRADFVRTARAKGLTTKRVIGVHTLRNSLIPVVTNLGLSLAVYLTGAIVTEGIFNVPGIGNKIGRAIFQGESVVLIGITTMLVLAYLSITLLVDLLYAVLDPRIRYE, encoded by the coding sequence GTGGGACGCTACGTCATTCGACGCTTGCTGCAGTTCATTCCCACGGTCCTAGGAACGTTGTTCCTCCTTCACTACCTGACCTCGGTGGGCATGCAGCTCACCGGTAACCCGGTCCGCGCGCTGTTCGGGGACAAGACCCCGCCCAAGTCGACGCTGGATGCCATCACCCGGGCGCTCCATCTGGACGACCCCTGCCTGAAGCAGCCCGGGAACCCGTGTTTCAACCTCTTCTTCCAGCGGATCGGCGTGGCCAAGGTAAACGGCCACTTCGACGGCTACCTGCAGGGCAACTTCGGCACCGACCTGCACTTCCGTGCGGTCACCGAGATCGTCGGTGACGCGATGCCGTTCACTCTGAAGATCACGCTGATCGCGTTCCTCGTCGAGGCGATCGTGGGCATCCTCGCGGGCGTGCTGGCCGGCACGCGCAGCGGCGGCTTCATGGACTACTTCGTGAAGATCAGCACGGTGCTCGTGATCTCCGTCCCCGTCTTCGTGCTGGGTCTGCTGATCCAGGAGTACGTCGGCGTCCAGTTCGGCAACTGGCTGCGGGGCATGTCCTGGGTTCCGGAATGGATCTCTCGCGGCATGTTCGGTGCCGCGTACAAGAGGGACTATCCGTTCGCGAGCCTGATGCTGCCGGGTGTCGTGCTGGGCCTGCTGGGCCTGGCCACCACCGCCCGGCTCACCCGCACCAGCGTCCAGGAGAACCTGCGGGCCGACTTCGTCCGCACGGCCAGGGCCAAGGGCCTCACCACCAAGCGCGTGATCGGCGTCCACACGCTGCGCAACTCGCTGATCCCGGTGGTCACCAACCTGGGCCTGTCGCTGGCGGTCTACCTGACGGGCGCCATCGTGACCGAGGGCATCTTCAACGTGCCCGGCATCGGCAACAAGATCGGCCGCGCCATCTTCCAGGGCGAGTCCGTGGTGCTGATCGGCATCACCACCATGCTGGTGCTGGCATACCTCTCGATCACGCTCCTGGTGGACCTGCTCTACGCCGTGCTCGACCCGAGGATCCGCTATGAGTGA
- a CDS encoding ABC transporter substrate-binding protein: MRGKSLKAAVATAAVALIAAGCTSTPEPETPSDTGGELRIYASEPASLFPPMADDNPSIVVIRQIYKGLVEYDTKGAPVNVIADSITSSDNKVWTIKLKSGFKFTNDEPVTADSFINAWNFTAYGPNAATNSYFLSNIGGYDALQSKDPDGDGPKTAPEPAAKTLSGLKKIDDTTFEVTLTKAFSGFPAQVGYSGYFPVAKACLDDVKACTEKPIGNGAYKIEGSWEHNVQVKLSRNDAYTASKGKADTLVFKIYDKQETGYADFKAGELDIFEAVPSAEVKAAMAQYGERFFQKPSNNFTYVGLPLYDARFQDKKIRQALSLAIDRQAIIDAVFDGRFSAAQGVVSPNFLGYRDGACANCKYDPVKAKSLLDEAGGWKGGKIVLWANAGAGHEKWMQAVGDGWKKDLGIDYELNTSLQFPEYLAKGDQKKFDGPFRLGWGPDYPWFETYLAPLYGTGGSSNNSGYTNPAFDQLVEQGNGAKTQDEGIKFYQQAEDVIVDDLPVIPMWFGKVSDVYSENVKTFVFNPISGVEYDKVVLNPAK; encoded by the coding sequence ATGCGCGGGAAATCCCTTAAGGCAGCGGTGGCTACCGCCGCTGTCGCGCTGATTGCCGCTGGTTGCACCAGCACCCCCGAGCCGGAGACGCCGAGCGACACCGGCGGCGAGCTCCGGATCTACGCGTCGGAGCCGGCGAGCCTGTTCCCGCCGATGGCCGACGACAACCCGTCGATCGTCGTCATCCGCCAGATCTACAAGGGTCTGGTCGAGTACGACACCAAGGGTGCTCCGGTCAACGTCATCGCTGACTCGATCACCTCGTCCGACAACAAGGTGTGGACGATCAAGCTGAAGTCGGGCTTCAAGTTCACCAACGACGAGCCGGTGACCGCCGACAGCTTCATCAACGCGTGGAACTTCACCGCGTACGGCCCGAACGCTGCCACCAACTCGTACTTCCTGTCGAACATCGGCGGGTACGACGCGCTGCAGTCGAAGGACCCGGACGGCGACGGCCCGAAGACGGCTCCCGAGCCGGCGGCCAAGACCCTGTCGGGTCTGAAGAAGATCGACGACACGACCTTCGAGGTCACCCTGACCAAGGCCTTCTCGGGCTTCCCGGCGCAGGTCGGCTACTCGGGCTACTTCCCGGTCGCCAAGGCCTGCCTCGACGACGTCAAGGCCTGCACCGAGAAGCCGATCGGCAACGGTGCATACAAGATCGAGGGCTCCTGGGAGCACAACGTCCAGGTGAAGCTGTCGCGCAACGACGCCTACACGGCGTCGAAGGGCAAGGCCGACACGCTGGTCTTCAAGATCTACGACAAGCAGGAGACGGGCTACGCCGACTTCAAGGCCGGCGAGCTGGACATCTTCGAGGCTGTCCCCTCGGCTGAGGTCAAGGCCGCCATGGCGCAGTACGGCGAGCGCTTCTTCCAGAAGCCGTCGAACAACTTCACCTACGTCGGCCTGCCGCTGTACGACGCGCGCTTCCAGGACAAGAAGATCCGTCAGGCGCTGTCGCTCGCGATCGACCGCCAGGCGATCATCGACGCCGTGTTCGACGGCCGCTTCTCGGCCGCGCAGGGCGTCGTGAGCCCGAACTTCCTCGGCTACCGTGACGGCGCTTGCGCGAACTGCAAGTACGACCCGGTGAAGGCCAAGTCGCTGCTGGACGAGGCGGGCGGCTGGAAGGGCGGCAAGATCGTCCTGTGGGCGAACGCCGGTGCGGGCCACGAGAAGTGGATGCAGGCTGTCGGCGACGGCTGGAAGAAGGACCTGGGCATCGACTACGAGCTCAACACCTCGCTCCAGTTCCCCGAGTACCTGGCCAAGGGCGACCAGAAGAAGTTCGACGGCCCGTTCCGTCTCGGCTGGGGCCCGGACTACCCGTGGTTCGAGACCTACCTGGCGCCGCTGTACGGCACCGGTGGCTCCTCGAACAACAGCGGCTACACCAACCCCGCGTTCGACCAGCTGGTCGAGCAGGGCAACGGTGCCAAGACGCAGGACGAGGGCATCAAGTTCTACCAGCAGGCTGAAGACGTCATCGTCGACGACCTGCCGGTCATCCCGATGTGGTTCGGCAAGGTCTCGGACGTGTACAGCGAGAACGTCAAGACCTTCGTCTTCAACCCCATCTCCGGCGTCGAGTACGACAAGGTCGTCCTCAACCCCGCCAAGTGA
- a CDS encoding response regulator transcription factor codes for MSEQRLRVFLVDDHGMFRAGVRAELGAHVDVVGEAATVAQAVSMIGSTVPDVVLLDVHMPDGGGRAVLEAVRRTQPQVRFLALSVSDAAEDVIGLIRAGARGYVTKTISPDDLVDAIRRVADGDAVFSPRLAGFVLDAFAARPDAPVADPELDQLTNREREVLRLLARGYAYKEIAKELFISIKTVETHVSNVLRKLQMSNRYELSRWAADRRLV; via the coding sequence ATGAGCGAGCAGCGCTTGCGGGTGTTCCTGGTCGACGATCACGGGATGTTCCGGGCCGGGGTGCGGGCCGAGCTGGGCGCCCACGTCGACGTGGTCGGCGAGGCGGCGACCGTGGCCCAGGCGGTGTCGATGATCGGGTCGACGGTCCCCGACGTGGTGCTGCTCGACGTGCACATGCCCGACGGCGGCGGCCGCGCGGTGCTGGAGGCGGTGCGGCGCACCCAGCCGCAGGTGCGCTTCCTGGCCCTGTCGGTGTCGGACGCGGCCGAGGACGTGATCGGGCTGATCCGGGCCGGGGCAAGGGGTTACGTCACCAAGACGATCTCGCCCGACGACCTGGTCGACGCGATCCGGCGGGTGGCCGACGGGGACGCGGTCTTCTCGCCGCGGCTGGCCGGGTTCGTGCTGGACGCCTTCGCGGCGCGGCCGGACGCGCCGGTGGCCGACCCCGAGCTGGACCAGCTCACCAACCGGGAGCGGGAGGTGCTGCGGCTGCTGGCGCGGGGGTACGCGTACAAGGAGATCGCCAAGGAGCTGTTCATCTCCATCAAGACCGTCGAGACGCACGTCTCGAACGTGCTGCGGAAGTTGCAGATGTCCAACCGGTACGAATTGTCGCGGTGGGCGGCGGATCGACGTCTGGTGTGA
- a CDS encoding ATP-binding protein, translating to MEVTVSGGLTRGRPCAGRDTIDHVSTSVPETPRLTRSRSDRLVAGVAGGIAAHVRLSPTLVRIIFLLLLPLNGLGALLYAVFWAVLPAGEDGGRRRPSIRLVPFVLAGLALMAVSILINRDGGIGMTVGWLVALVAVGAGIIWHQADPDRRQRWTDASPNAPWLAALSDGDRRMYVLRFIGGGVLVAVGMIGVIVIYSPKTIGAISWGDLWIAVAFALVALAGVGLVAAPLLWRMLTALRAEREGRIREQERAELAAMVHDQVLHTLALIQRNAADQAAVTRLARGQERSLRTWLYQPTGSPTEHFAAALQAAAAEVEDTYGIVVEAVVVGDRKVDERVAAMVAAAREALVNAARHAQVKSVSLYAEAEPTMLSVFVRDRGTGFDPTAVEERRHGVRGSIIGRMARHGGQAEIRSTVGEGTEVRLSLSVTSLKEE from the coding sequence ATGGAGGTCACCGTATCTGGGGGTCTCACCCGTGGGCGGCCGTGCGCCGGCCGTGACACGATCGATCACGTGTCGACCTCCGTGCCCGAGACCCCCCGGCTGACCCGCTCCCGCTCCGACCGCCTGGTCGCGGGGGTCGCCGGGGGCATCGCCGCGCACGTACGGCTGTCGCCCACGCTGGTCCGCATCATCTTCCTGCTGCTGCTCCCGCTCAACGGCCTGGGCGCGCTGCTGTACGCCGTCTTCTGGGCCGTGCTGCCCGCGGGCGAGGACGGCGGCCGCCGCCGCCCGTCGATCCGGCTGGTGCCGTTCGTGCTGGCCGGGCTCGCGCTGATGGCCGTCAGCATCCTGATCAACCGGGACGGCGGCATCGGCATGACCGTCGGCTGGCTGGTCGCGCTGGTGGCGGTCGGCGCGGGCATCATCTGGCACCAGGCCGACCCGGACCGGCGGCAGCGCTGGACCGACGCCTCCCCGAACGCGCCGTGGCTGGCGGCGCTGTCCGACGGGGACCGGCGCATGTACGTGCTGCGCTTCATCGGCGGGGGCGTCCTGGTCGCCGTCGGCATGATCGGCGTCATCGTCATCTACTCCCCGAAGACGATCGGGGCGATCAGCTGGGGCGATCTGTGGATCGCGGTGGCCTTCGCCCTGGTGGCGCTGGCCGGGGTGGGCCTGGTCGCGGCGCCGCTGCTGTGGCGGATGCTGACGGCGCTGCGCGCCGAGCGGGAGGGCCGCATCCGCGAGCAGGAGCGCGCCGAGCTGGCCGCGATGGTGCACGACCAGGTGCTGCACACGCTGGCGCTGATCCAGCGCAACGCCGCCGACCAGGCCGCGGTGACCCGGCTGGCGCGCGGCCAGGAACGCAGCCTGCGCACCTGGTTGTACCAGCCCACGGGCTCGCCGACGGAGCACTTCGCGGCGGCGTTGCAGGCGGCCGCGGCGGAGGTGGAGGATACCTACGGGATCGTCGTCGAGGCGGTCGTGGTGGGCGATCGCAAGGTCGACGAGCGGGTGGCGGCGATGGTCGCCGCGGCCCGCGAGGCGCTGGTCAACGCGGCCCGGCACGCGCAGGTCAAGAGCGTCTCGCTGTACGCGGAGGCGGAGCCGACGATGCTGAGCGTGTTCGTCCGCGACCGCGGCACGGGGTTCGACCCGACCGCGGTGGAGGAGCGCCGCCACGGCGTCCGGGGTTCGATCATCGGGCGGATGGCCCGCCACGGGGGCCAGGCCGAGATCCGCAGCACGGTCGGCGAGGGCACCGAGGTGCGGCTGAGCCTGTCCGTCACGTCCTTGAAAGAGGAGTAG
- a CDS encoding PspC domain-containing protein encodes MSDETPTPPRGDGAGDGGTTPPPADAPHPPPADRTPPGPEAAPYVSWAAGYGLIRPRHGRYLAGVCGALGRATNTDPLLWRVLIGVLSIFGIGIIVYLAFWLLTPAEGDSASPLEALFGRGYSGTSSTLTLVLGVVAVFALGGVTNSFEMAVIAAIGLVVAALVVSRSNGHRPRQHPGVTYLPPQYAAPQYTAPQPAEYAAATGSGPATVTAPIPGEPTGYRPPFAPHGPYVPAAPPPPPPPPLPVKPRPESSRLGRLIFGVALIALGLLAMADMAGVSVDGTVYVAAALAVAGAGLVVGAWIGRARGWIFLGILLALALPMANAGDDWDRVRSQAGTVTWAPTSVNDLADRYEHRFGDATLDLTGLDLAGRDTKVTAQITAGRLRILVPDGVDVTVITDVNLGNASVFGREINGAGVNDTQTDVGADGPGGGTLRINLDVNAANAEVIR; translated from the coding sequence ATGAGCGATGAGACCCCGACTCCCCCTCGCGGGGACGGCGCCGGTGACGGCGGCACCACGCCGCCCCCGGCGGACGCCCCGCACCCGCCTCCGGCGGACCGGACACCCCCCGGTCCTGAGGCGGCCCCGTACGTCTCCTGGGCGGCCGGGTACGGCCTGATCCGCCCCCGGCACGGTCGCTACCTCGCGGGCGTCTGCGGGGCCCTCGGCCGGGCCACCAACACCGACCCGCTGCTGTGGCGGGTGCTGATCGGCGTCCTGTCGATCTTCGGCATCGGCATCATCGTGTACCTGGCGTTCTGGCTGCTCACCCCGGCCGAGGGCGACAGCGCCTCACCGCTGGAGGCCCTGTTCGGCCGCGGCTACTCCGGCACCTCGTCGACGCTGACGCTGGTGCTGGGCGTGGTGGCGGTGTTCGCGCTCGGCGGCGTGACCAACAGCTTCGAGATGGCCGTCATCGCGGCGATCGGGCTGGTCGTCGCCGCCCTGGTGGTCAGCCGCAGCAACGGCCACCGGCCGCGCCAGCACCCCGGCGTGACCTACCTGCCCCCGCAGTACGCCGCGCCGCAGTACACCGCTCCGCAGCCCGCGGAGTACGCCGCCGCGACCGGCTCCGGCCCGGCGACGGTCACCGCGCCGATCCCCGGTGAGCCCACCGGCTACCGGCCGCCGTTCGCCCCGCACGGGCCGTACGTGCCGGCGGCGCCCCCGCCGCCTCCGCCGCCCCCGCTGCCGGTCAAGCCCCGGCCGGAGTCCTCGCGGCTGGGCCGCCTGATCTTCGGGGTGGCGCTGATCGCGCTCGGCCTGCTGGCGATGGCGGACATGGCCGGGGTCTCCGTCGACGGCACCGTGTACGTCGCCGCCGCGCTGGCGGTGGCCGGTGCGGGCCTGGTCGTCGGGGCCTGGATCGGCCGCGCCCGCGGCTGGATCTTCCTGGGCATCCTGCTCGCCCTGGCGCTGCCGATGGCCAACGCCGGGGACGACTGGGACCGGGTGCGCAGCCAGGCCGGCACCGTCACCTGGGCGCCGACCAGCGTCAACGACCTGGCCGACCGGTACGAGCACCGCTTCGGTGACGCCACGCTCGACCTGACCGGACTCGACCTGGCCGGCCGCGACACCAAGGTCACGGCGCAGATCACGGCCGGCAGACTGCGCATCCTCGTCCCGGACGGGGTGGACGTCACGGTCATCACCGACGTCAACCTGGGCAACGCCAGCGTCTTCGGGCGGGAGATCAACGGTGCGGGCGTCAACGACACCCAGACCGACGTCGGGGCCGACGGCCCCGGCGGCGGCACCCTGCGCATCAACCTCGACGTCAACGCCGCCAACGCGGAGGTGATCCGGTGA
- a CDS encoding phosphatidylserine decarboxylase — translation MSQYQPDRPALGPLGQIRIGDRAARTLTAELARHAGPKTALLVGASADSLVLAEALDALLPGDKLTVVAADDSLAGHLATLGSFLAERVQVVADLSAAEPADLVIVAEPVVGSGEEARTTVERLSKLVAEGGLLVIAAVALPGLSGGANDELDRIAARQGVGSDLVLRNTPPVRVHRLRFTDVDPGVAAKLGPAYRPSSVPLYGGMNIDSNGVAAAGIALGAAALLKTIRPKSKAWLVPALAAAPVAAFFRDPERDVPADPTAVVAASDGKVLSVEHIYDERFADEEFLRIAVFLSVFDVHVNRAPVAGKVVDYFVEDGGYAAAMKPEAEHNVAAYTVLETPDRSRVVVAQRTGLIARRIVQRAPIGALLAKGERFGLIRFGSRTDVYLPADRAEALVAPGDRVTGASTVIARLR, via the coding sequence ATGAGCCAGTACCAGCCTGATCGACCCGCGCTCGGACCGCTCGGCCAGATCCGCATCGGCGACCGGGCCGCGCGCACCCTGACCGCCGAGCTGGCCCGCCACGCCGGACCCAAGACCGCCCTGCTGGTCGGCGCGAGCGCCGACTCGCTGGTGCTCGCCGAGGCGCTCGACGCGCTGCTGCCCGGCGACAAGCTGACCGTGGTCGCCGCCGACGACAGCTTGGCCGGGCACCTGGCCACCCTCGGCAGCTTCCTGGCCGAGCGGGTGCAGGTGGTGGCCGACCTCAGCGCCGCCGAGCCCGCCGACCTGGTCATCGTCGCCGAGCCGGTGGTCGGCTCCGGCGAGGAGGCCCGCACCACGGTCGAGCGCCTGAGCAAGCTCGTCGCCGAGGGCGGCCTGCTGGTCATCGCGGCGGTCGCACTGCCCGGCCTGTCCGGCGGCGCCAACGACGAGCTCGACCGGATCGCCGCCCGCCAGGGCGTCGGCTCCGACCTCGTGCTGCGCAACACCCCGCCGGTGCGGGTGCACCGCCTGCGCTTCACCGACGTCGACCCGGGCGTCGCGGCCAAGCTCGGCCCCGCCTACCGCCCGAGCAGCGTCCCGCTGTACGGCGGCATGAACATCGACTCCAACGGCGTGGCCGCGGCCGGCATCGCGCTCGGCGCCGCCGCCCTGCTCAAGACGATCCGCCCGAAGTCGAAGGCGTGGCTGGTGCCCGCCCTGGCCGCCGCGCCGGTGGCCGCGTTCTTCCGCGACCCGGAGCGCGACGTCCCCGCCGACCCGACCGCGGTCGTGGCCGCCAGCGACGGCAAGGTCCTCAGCGTGGAGCACATCTACGACGAGCGCTTCGCCGACGAGGAGTTCCTGCGCATCGCGGTGTTCCTGTCCGTGTTCGACGTGCACGTCAACCGGGCGCCGGTGGCGGGCAAGGTCGTCGACTACTTCGTCGAGGACGGCGGCTACGCCGCGGCGATGAAGCCGGAGGCCGAGCACAACGTCGCGGCGTACACGGTGCTGGAGACGCCGGACCGCAGCCGGGTGGTCGTCGCCCAGCGCACCGGCCTGATCGCGCGCCGGATCGTGCAGCGGGCCCCGATCGGCGCGCTGCTGGCCAAGGGCGAGCGGTTCGGCCTGATCCGCTTCGGCTCCCGCACGGACGTGTACCTGCCCGCCGACCGCGCCGAGGCCCTGGTCGCCCCAGGCGACCGGGTGACCGGTGCGTCCACGGTCATCGCCCGCCTGCGCTGA
- a CDS encoding phosphatidylcholine/phosphatidylserine synthase has product MRAGSSFARQMLLVPVGRLRRTDHSVATSPNLPGLDPVELRAIEAAAATETAEPPTPTTIPLLPGERTLDRRIKFAIVQGCTLSSLMLGMTAIFLAIMGANPMYGALCLLACITFDGLDGALARKFGVASPFGVQMDSLGDMTSFGIAAPVVIYSALKDAVATPVLIAACALVACCAAIRLARFNVSPKDGRFFCGVPTTMAATVLAVTVLLKSTGLGSSLPAGALVLGVVLLALAMVSSFPYAKLAKVVKLPPTLFILPLVGLVWNPLVTFGLLVLVYLASGPLLWARQRQTARVA; this is encoded by the coding sequence TTGCGCGCAGGCAGCTCCTTCGCCCGGCAGATGCTGCTGGTGCCGGTGGGACGGCTGCGCCGGACTGATCACTCCGTTGCGACGAGCCCCAATCTGCCCGGACTGGACCCGGTCGAGCTGCGCGCCATCGAGGCGGCCGCTGCGACCGAGACCGCCGAGCCGCCGACCCCGACCACGATCCCGCTGCTGCCCGGCGAGCGCACGCTCGACCGGCGCATCAAGTTCGCCATCGTGCAGGGATGCACGCTGAGCAGCCTGATGCTGGGCATGACCGCGATCTTCCTCGCGATCATGGGTGCCAACCCGATGTACGGTGCGCTCTGCCTGCTCGCCTGCATCACCTTCGACGGCCTCGACGGGGCCCTGGCCCGCAAGTTCGGCGTGGCCAGCCCGTTCGGCGTGCAGATGGACTCGCTGGGCGACATGACGTCGTTCGGCATCGCAGCCCCGGTGGTCATCTACTCCGCGCTCAAGGACGCGGTGGCCACGCCGGTGCTGATCGCCGCATGCGCGCTCGTCGCGTGCTGCGCGGCGATCCGCCTGGCCCGCTTCAACGTGTCCCCCAAGGACGGCCGCTTCTTCTGCGGCGTGCCGACCACCATGGCCGCGACCGTGCTCGCGGTGACCGTGCTCCTCAAGTCGACCGGGCTGGGCAGCTCGCTGCCGGCCGGCGCGCTGGTGCTCGGGGTGGTGCTGCTGGCCCTGGCGATGGTCTCCAGCTTCCCGTACGCCAAGCTCGCGAAGGTGGTCAAGCTGCCGCCGACGCTGTTCATCCTGCCGCTGGTCGGCCTGGTGTGGAACCCGCTGGTCACCTTCGGCCTGCTGGTCCTGGTGTATCTCGCCAGCGGCCCGCTGCTGTGGGCCCGCCAGCGCCAGACGGCCCGCGTGGCCTGA
- a CDS encoding NUDIX hydrolase: protein MEKRRRIGAYGIARDEQGRLLLVRSSARSNHPGRWFLPGGGLNHGEEPAAGLAREFLEETGLTVRVTGLHAVSSDLVDMPWRGVLLHHDRVVYDVEVTGGELTVETDGTSDLPAWVEPARLAELPVIPFVARTLGLPEPAVDTPPPPAADEAGELSADGRLVRQTNRVMRFGAYGVVTDPAGRVLLSLTSPGYPGAGLWHLPGGGTDFGEQPQAGLLREIYEETGQVGRVAELIEVGSHHNPAAVGPEGVPLDWYVVRAVFRVIVGDPTVPVVTEVSGSTCDAAWFHPSELGGIPLTDAATRELRHMR from the coding sequence ATGGAGAAGCGACGCAGGATCGGGGCGTACGGGATCGCCCGCGACGAGCAGGGCCGGCTGCTGCTGGTCCGCTCGTCGGCCAGGTCGAACCACCCCGGGCGATGGTTCCTGCCCGGGGGCGGCCTCAACCACGGCGAGGAACCGGCCGCCGGACTGGCCCGGGAGTTCCTGGAGGAGACCGGCCTCACCGTGCGCGTCACCGGCCTGCACGCGGTCTCGTCGGACCTGGTCGACATGCCGTGGCGCGGCGTGCTGCTGCACCACGACCGGGTCGTCTACGACGTGGAGGTCACCGGCGGGGAGCTGACCGTCGAGACCGACGGCACCAGCGACCTGCCCGCCTGGGTGGAACCGGCGCGCCTGGCCGAGCTGCCGGTCATCCCGTTCGTGGCCCGGACCCTCGGGCTGCCCGAGCCCGCCGTCGACACCCCGCCGCCCCCGGCCGCCGACGAGGCGGGCGAGCTGTCCGCGGACGGGCGGCTGGTGCGCCAGACGAACCGGGTGATGCGCTTCGGGGCGTACGGCGTCGTCACCGACCCGGCGGGCCGGGTGCTGCTGTCGCTGACCTCGCCGGGCTACCCCGGTGCGGGCCTGTGGCACCTGCCCGGCGGTGGCACCGACTTCGGCGAGCAGCCGCAGGCCGGGCTGCTGCGCGAGATCTACGAGGAGACCGGGCAGGTCGGCCGGGTGGCCGAGCTGATCGAGGTGGGCTCGCACCACAACCCGGCCGCGGTCGGCCCCGAGGGCGTCCCGCTGGACTGGTACGTGGTCCGCGCGGTCTTCCGGGTCATCGTCGGGGACCCGACTGTGCCGGTGGTCACCGAGGTCAGCGGCTCGACCTGCGACGCGGCCTGGTTCCACCCGTCCGAGCTGGGCGGTATTCCGCTGACGGACGCCGCAACCAGAGAATTGCGCCATATGAGGTGA